The following are encoded together in the Pedobacter sp. D749 genome:
- the rlmF gene encoding 23S rRNA (adenine(1618)-N(6))-methyltransferase RlmF, with product MAQEEQNNRKEKSELHPRNKHRSRYNFKQLIATSKELRRFVFKNEHNDDSIDFADQNAVKALNRALLKYFYDIQQWDIPQDFLCPPIPGRADYIHYVADLLGSSNKGKNPKGAKINVLDIGVGANCIYPIIGHQEYGWSFVGSEIDPLSVDSARRIIEANKPLQGAVEIRQQSSKLGIFRGIVGRTERFDAVVCNPPFHSSLKEAEQGTRQKWRNLGGNEKEVKHVLNFGGNKAELWCPGGERAFVEQMIIQSEQIKNQVLWFTSLVSKSANLKSIYSTLVKANAFEVTTVQMSQGQKISRFVAWTFHDEAAQAEWVKGWKTETKPKTDKPKAEGKSL from the coding sequence TTGGCTCAAGAAGAACAAAATAACCGCAAAGAAAAAAGCGAGTTACACCCACGCAACAAACACCGTTCGCGTTACAATTTCAAACAACTTATTGCAACTTCAAAAGAATTAAGACGTTTCGTTTTTAAAAACGAACATAACGACGATTCTATCGATTTTGCAGATCAAAATGCCGTTAAAGCACTAAATAGGGCTTTGTTGAAATATTTTTATGATATCCAGCAATGGGATATTCCTCAGGATTTCCTTTGTCCGCCTATTCCGGGCAGGGCAGATTATATCCATTATGTAGCCGATCTTTTGGGGTCGAGTAATAAAGGAAAAAATCCAAAAGGCGCTAAAATTAATGTACTCGATATCGGCGTCGGTGCTAACTGTATTTACCCGATTATCGGTCACCAGGAATATGGCTGGAGCTTTGTAGGTTCAGAAATAGATCCACTTTCAGTTGATTCGGCAAGACGCATTATCGAAGCCAACAAACCCCTGCAGGGAGCTGTAGAAATTCGTCAGCAATCATCAAAACTGGGTATTTTCAGAGGGATTGTGGGTAGAACAGAGCGTTTCGATGCTGTGGTTTGTAATCCGCCGTTTCATTCTTCACTAAAAGAAGCTGAGCAAGGCACCCGTCAGAAATGGCGTAACCTGGGTGGTAACGAAAAAGAAGTAAAACATGTATTAAACTTTGGCGGGAATAAGGCCGAACTTTGGTGCCCTGGTGGCGAACGCGCTTTTGTAGAGCAGATGATTATTCAGAGCGAGCAGATCAAAAATCAGGTATTATGGTTTACATCATTGGTGTCAAAAAGTGCCAATTTGAAAAGTATCTATAGCACATTGGTTAAAGCAAATGCTTTTGAAGTAACCACTGTTCAAATGAGCCAGGGACAAAAAATAAGCCGCTTTGTAGCCTGGACTTTCCATGATGAAGCTGCACAGGCGGAATGGGTAAAAGGATGGAAAACTGAAACTAAACCAAAAACAGATAAGCCCAAAGCTGAAGGCAAAAGTCTTTAG
- the dctA gene encoding C4-dicarboxylate transporter DctA has protein sequence MTFIEFVKKIFSNLTFQVLIAIIIGISVGTYFPGFAPTAKLISEGFINLISMLIAPIIFFTIVLGIAHMGDMKKVGRVGGKALLYFEVVSTVAIAIGLLVANVLKPGAGMVAKAGDATKITGYAEQAKDMNWAEFFLHIIPHNVIAAFAEGNILQILLFAILFGYGLNKLGGEGTSVLNAFDKISKVLFKIMKVIMRLAPIGAFGGMAFSIGTHGLESIVGMAKLMGSVYLTCILFIFIVLNGICRYYKFSLWQYLKYIRQEILIVLGTSSSESALPSMMQKMEAIGCDKSVVGLVIPTGYSFNLDGTAIYLAMAVIFLCQVFHVDLSLGQQITVLGVLMVTSKGAAGVTGSGFIVLVSTLTALKIMPIEHISILIGVDRFMSEARAITNVIGNGVATIVIAKSEKQFDEQKYLKAIRPATIEKAEEV, from the coding sequence ATGACATTTATAGAATTTGTAAAGAAAATATTCTCCAATTTAACCTTTCAGGTTTTAATTGCCATCATCATTGGGATAAGTGTTGGTACTTATTTTCCTGGTTTTGCGCCAACTGCAAAATTAATCAGTGAGGGGTTTATTAACCTGATTAGCATGTTAATTGCCCCGATTATATTCTTTACCATCGTTTTAGGAATCGCACACATGGGCGATATGAAAAAGGTAGGCCGGGTAGGTGGCAAAGCACTGTTATATTTCGAAGTTGTAAGCACAGTAGCGATTGCAATTGGTTTATTGGTCGCCAATGTTTTAAAGCCCGGTGCCGGAATGGTAGCCAAAGCTGGTGATGCCACAAAAATTACCGGTTATGCAGAACAGGCGAAGGATATGAACTGGGCCGAATTCTTCCTCCATATTATTCCACATAATGTGATTGCTGCTTTTGCTGAGGGAAACATTTTACAGATTTTGCTATTTGCCATTCTTTTTGGTTATGGTCTGAATAAATTGGGCGGAGAGGGAACAAGCGTTTTAAACGCCTTCGATAAAATATCGAAAGTACTCTTCAAAATCATGAAGGTAATTATGCGTTTAGCGCCAATTGGGGCTTTCGGCGGGATGGCTTTCAGTATTGGTACGCATGGTTTGGAAAGTATAGTGGGCATGGCTAAGCTCATGGGCTCAGTTTATTTGACCTGTATCCTTTTTATTTTTATCGTTTTAAACGGAATCTGCAGGTACTATAAATTTAGTCTTTGGCAATACCTGAAATATATCCGACAGGAAATTTTAATCGTGCTGGGTACTTCTTCTTCCGAATCGGCCCTGCCGAGCATGATGCAGAAAATGGAAGCCATCGGTTGCGATAAATCGGTTGTTGGTTTGGTTATTCCTACCGGCTATTCTTTTAATCTTGATGGAACGGCAATTTACCTCGCCATGGCCGTTATATTTCTTTGCCAGGTTTTTCATGTTGATTTATCCCTTGGGCAACAGATTACGGTTTTAGGCGTGCTCATGGTTACTTCTAAAGGTGCCGCAGGCGTAACCGGAAGTGGTTTTATCGTTTTGGTATCAACTTTAACTGCTTTAAAAATTATGCCGATAGAACATATTTCCATATTAATCGGTGTAGATCGTTTTATGAGCGAGGCCAGGGCCATTACCAACGTAATCGGAAACGGAGTAGCTACTATTGTAATTGCTAAAAGTGAAAAGCAGTTTGATGAGCAGAAGTATTTAAAGGCTATTCGACCTGCAACGATAGAAAAAGCAGAGGAAGTTTAG
- a CDS encoding isoaspartyl peptidase/L-asparaginase family protein — protein sequence MKRLKLLALFLFSALALQVSAQQKKYVMVIHGGAGTILKKNTTPEKEAAYIAVLTQALQAGYAEIKAGKSSLNAVEATIHVLENDPHFNAGKGAVFTHDGKNELDAAIMDGKTLMAGSVAGVTTIKNPISAARAVMEKSEHVMMVGAGADQFAKEAGLEIVDPKYFWTKERWDGLQQAIKEDSTKAVLDHGSKKSELFGIKNHDYKFGTVGCVALDKAGNLAAGTSTGGMTNKKYGRVGDAPIIGAGTYCNNETAGISCTGWGEFYIRNVVAKTISDLMEYKGLSVAEASKIALDKVGKMGGDGGLIALDKKGNMTMPFNTEGMYRGAITADGKIEVSIYK from the coding sequence ATGAAACGGTTAAAATTACTTGCCTTATTCTTGTTTTCGGCTTTAGCCTTGCAGGTTTCTGCACAACAGAAAAAATACGTAATGGTGATTCATGGTGGTGCCGGCACTATCCTCAAAAAAAATACGACTCCCGAAAAAGAAGCAGCCTACATAGCCGTTTTAACCCAGGCTTTACAAGCGGGTTATGCAGAAATTAAAGCAGGCAAATCAAGCCTTAATGCTGTTGAAGCAACCATTCATGTTTTAGAAAACGATCCTCATTTTAATGCCGGTAAAGGTGCTGTTTTTACGCATGATGGCAAAAATGAGCTTGATGCTGCCATAATGGACGGAAAAACTTTAATGGCAGGCTCGGTTGCTGGAGTAACTACCATAAAAAATCCAATTTCTGCTGCCAGAGCCGTGATGGAAAAATCGGAGCATGTAATGATGGTGGGCGCAGGTGCCGATCAATTTGCAAAAGAAGCCGGATTGGAAATTGTTGATCCTAAATATTTCTGGACTAAAGAACGTTGGGATGGCTTACAACAGGCCATTAAAGAAGATTCTACCAAAGCGGTGTTAGATCATGGAAGTAAGAAATCAGAGTTATTTGGAATTAAAAACCACGATTACAAATTCGGTACAGTTGGTTGTGTAGCGTTAGATAAAGCAGGCAACTTAGCTGCCGGAACTTCAACCGGAGGTATGACAAACAAAAAATACGGACGGGTGGGCGATGCACCGATTATTGGGGCAGGTACTTACTGCAATAATGAAACAGCAGGTATTTCCTGTACCGGTTGGGGCGAGTTTTATATCCGCAATGTGGTGGCCAAGACGATTTCCGATTTAATGGAATATAAGGGATTATCTGTTGCAGAGGCATCGAAAATTGCCTTAGATAAAGTAGGTAAAATGGGTGGCGATGGTGGTTTAATTGCATTAGATAAGAAAGGGAATATGACTATGCCCTTTAATACCGAGGGAATGTACAGAGGCGCAATTACTGCCGACGGGAAAATTGAAGTCAGTATTTATAAATAA
- a CDS encoding ABC transporter ATP-binding protein produces MAVTGDVYNTGLLKRIFQYVKPYRAVFVWSVILTILLAAISPVRPFLIKYTLDHYILAGNYSGLVNMTMLMIFMLLLQTLIQYNHTLLTNTLGQSVIRDLRINVFNHITKLRLKFFDKTPIGQLITRTVSDLETIADIFSEGLISMIGDSLQVVVIVCVMLYTDWELSLVVLLPIPLLIIATRKFQKAIKVAFQEIRNEVSNLNTFLQEHITGVSIVQYFAREKQEYRKFYAINKRYRDANIRSNWYYSIFFPVVELISAMSLGLLVWYGAKSILSKPLDVTPGTITQFIIYLGMVFTPIRQLADKFNTLQMGMVGAERVFKVLDTDETTPNTGTQKPAKLDGNIKFEKVWFAYNDENYVLKDLTFEVKAGETVALVGATGAGKSSTINILNRFYEVKKGDITVDGIHIEDFELDYLRSNIATVLQDVFLFSDTILNNITLNNPEITIEEVVNAAKKVGAHDFIERLPGGYQYNVMERGATLSAGQAQLISFIRALVHSPAILVLDEATSSVDTETELLIQKAIDNLMEGRTSIVIAHRLSTIQKANQIIVLDKGEIKEKGTHQQLLKLNGYYKKLYDLQFSSKGIAKV; encoded by the coding sequence ATGGCAGTTACAGGCGACGTATATAACACCGGATTACTGAAACGTATTTTTCAATACGTAAAGCCTTATCGTGCCGTTTTTGTATGGTCGGTTATTTTAACCATTCTGCTTGCGGCCATTTCTCCGGTACGTCCGTTTTTAATTAAGTATACCCTCGATCATTATATTTTAGCAGGCAATTATTCTGGTTTGGTGAATATGACCATGCTGATGATCTTTATGTTGCTTTTACAGACTTTGATCCAGTATAACCATACGCTTTTAACCAATACACTTGGTCAGTCGGTTATCCGCGATCTTAGGATCAATGTTTTTAATCACATTACCAAACTCCGCCTAAAATTCTTCGATAAAACACCTATCGGACAATTAATTACCAGAACAGTTTCAGACCTGGAAACCATTGCAGATATCTTTTCTGAAGGTTTAATTTCCATGATCGGCGACAGTTTGCAGGTGGTGGTAATTGTATGCGTAATGTTATACACAGACTGGGAGTTGAGTTTAGTGGTGCTATTGCCCATCCCATTGTTGATTATAGCTACCCGCAAATTTCAGAAAGCGATTAAAGTAGCCTTTCAGGAAATCAGAAATGAGGTATCGAACCTGAATACCTTTTTGCAGGAACACATTACAGGCGTTTCTATTGTGCAATACTTTGCGAGAGAGAAACAGGAATACAGAAAATTTTACGCTATTAATAAGCGCTACCGCGATGCCAATATCCGTTCTAACTGGTATTATTCTATCTTTTTTCCCGTGGTGGAGTTAATTTCGGCTATGTCTTTAGGTTTGTTGGTATGGTATGGCGCTAAAAGCATTCTTTCCAAACCACTGGATGTAACGCCTGGAACCATTACACAGTTTATTATTTACCTGGGTATGGTATTTACACCAATCCGCCAACTGGCAGATAAGTTTAATACGCTGCAGATGGGAATGGTGGGCGCCGAACGTGTTTTTAAAGTTTTAGACACTGATGAAACCACGCCAAATACCGGGACGCAAAAGCCAGCCAAATTAGATGGAAATATCAAGTTTGAAAAAGTTTGGTTTGCCTATAACGATGAGAACTACGTATTGAAAGACCTTACATTCGAAGTGAAGGCTGGCGAAACCGTTGCTTTAGTTGGTGCAACCGGAGCAGGTAAATCTTCTACCATTAATATCCTCAACCGTTTTTACGAAGTGAAAAAGGGAGATATTACTGTTGATGGCATTCATATTGAAGATTTTGAGTTGGATTACTTAAGAAGCAATATTGCCACTGTACTTCAGGATGTTTTTTTGTTTTCGGATACCATTTTAAACAACATTACACTAAATAACCCCGAAATTACCATCGAAGAAGTGGTAAATGCTGCCAAAAAAGTTGGTGCGCATGATTTTATCGAACGTTTACCGGGTGGCTATCAGTATAATGTGATGGAAAGAGGTGCCACGCTCTCGGCTGGTCAGGCACAGTTAATTTCGTTTATCCGTGCACTGGTGCACAGTCCTGCTATTTTGGTTTTAGATGAGGCTACCTCTTCAGTTGATACCGAAACCGAATTATTGATCCAGAAAGCCATTGATAATTTAATGGAAGGCAGAACTTCTATCGTAATCGCCCACCGTTTATCCACCATTCAAAAAGCCAATCAGATTATTGTGCTAGATAAAGGTGAGATTAAAGAAAAAGGCACGCATCAGCAGCTGTTAAAATTAAATGGTTACTATAAAAAGCTTTACGATCTGCAGTTCTCATCCAAAGGGATAGCTAAAGTTTAA
- the truA gene encoding tRNA pseudouridine(38-40) synthase TruA: MSKKRYFIQIAYDGSLYHGWQTQPNAITVQELLDKAMSVFFRQPIETLGCGRTDAGVHATDFYAHFDVEGVEETKVLNAVTGINAMLPYQIAAKQIIPVHDDAHARFDATARAYKYYIHFEKNPFKLNRSWLVKDKLDVDAMNEAAVLLLNYTDFSCFSKSNTQTFTNNCKITKAVFEQQEDGLVFTIQADRFLRNMVRAIMGTLVQIGKKEINLTEFKAIIESKNRSNAGQSVPACGLYLVKIEYDYIND; encoded by the coding sequence TTGAGTAAAAAAAGGTATTTCATCCAAATCGCTTACGATGGCAGCTTGTACCATGGCTGGCAAACACAACCTAATGCAATCACCGTTCAGGAATTGTTAGATAAGGCGATGTCTGTTTTTTTTAGGCAGCCTATCGAAACTTTGGGTTGCGGTAGAACCGATGCTGGGGTACATGCGACTGATTTTTATGCCCATTTTGATGTTGAAGGTGTAGAAGAGACTAAGGTTTTAAACGCAGTAACCGGTATTAATGCCATGCTGCCTTATCAAATTGCAGCAAAACAGATTATACCTGTACATGATGATGCCCATGCACGCTTTGATGCAACTGCCCGTGCTTACAAATATTACATTCACTTCGAAAAAAATCCTTTCAAACTTAACCGGTCATGGTTGGTTAAAGATAAACTGGATGTTGATGCAATGAATGAGGCGGCGGTACTTTTATTAAATTATACTGATTTTTCGTGTTTTAGTAAGTCGAATACCCAAACTTTTACAAACAACTGTAAAATAACCAAAGCTGTTTTCGAGCAACAGGAAGATGGACTGGTTTTTACCATTCAAGCCGATCGTTTCTTACGCAATATGGTAAGGGCAATTATGGGTACTTTAGTTCAGATCGGTAAAAAAGAAATAAATTTAACGGAGTTTAAAGCAATTATAGAAAGTAAAAACCGCAGCAATGCTGGTCAATCAGTACCTGCTTGTGGCTTGTACTTAGTGAAGATAGAATACGATTATATAAATGATTGA
- a CDS encoding DUF4293 domain-containing protein, whose translation MIQRIQSIWFFLAALTLILMLFLPIASKEIAGTESAVYSSGLFQIIAGKAGSPFKTLSFLPLLITNIAIAIICFVNIFNFRKRSFQKRFAIVSIILIIGFAFWCSVYAQKLPGGIEGASFGVGAYLPALAILFVVLGIFGINKDERLIRSAERLR comes from the coding sequence ATGATACAAAGAATACAATCAATCTGGTTTTTTTTAGCGGCTTTAACCTTGATTTTAATGTTGTTTTTACCCATTGCAAGCAAAGAAATAGCGGGAACAGAATCAGCAGTATATTCGAGCGGTTTATTTCAAATTATTGCAGGAAAAGCAGGTTCGCCTTTTAAAACACTCTCCTTTTTACCCCTGTTAATTACCAATATTGCCATTGCCATTATCTGTTTTGTAAATATTTTCAACTTCAGAAAACGTAGCTTTCAGAAACGTTTTGCCATTGTTTCGATCATATTAATTATCGGTTTTGCTTTTTGGTGCAGTGTTTATGCCCAAAAATTACCTGGGGGTATTGAAGGTGCAAGTTTTGGTGTTGGCGCCTATTTGCCTGCTCTAGCTATCCTATTTGTAGTATTGGGCATTTTCGGCATCAATAAAGATGAAAGATTAATCCGCTCGGCAGAAAGATTGCGATAA
- a CDS encoding alpha/beta hydrolase-fold protein: protein MQIKLNHAVYAFSLVLICGILSCSKRINTFGKTKINKSSDSLYLKQRIAEIKGLNTNVFTKASFKGTADTAIVYRLLKPNHTKSKLPLVIVFHGSNAVGNDNTSQLGILAKLFASDEIQAKYPAFILAPQFPSRSSNYVLDRSRNVLTSVPQPCLTTALQLIDSLKNTLNIDEKRIYLIGFSMGASSVINALALKPDVFAAGISISGIPQFNQVNVLANIPIWLIHGNIDTENPFNSDKQFFKEVSYKNKTRFWEFDSLAHNDIFAPAILTDELPNWLFKNKRK from the coding sequence ATGCAAATTAAGTTAAATCATGCAGTTTATGCTTTTTCGTTGGTTTTGATTTGCGGAATCTTATCTTGCAGCAAGCGTATTAACACTTTCGGAAAAACCAAAATCAATAAAAGTAGCGATTCACTCTACCTTAAGCAGAGAATAGCAGAGATCAAAGGTTTAAATACCAATGTTTTTACGAAAGCATCATTCAAAGGCACTGCCGATACAGCAATTGTATACCGGTTATTAAAACCCAATCACACTAAGAGCAAACTTCCATTGGTGATTGTATTTCATGGATCAAACGCAGTTGGAAATGATAATACCAGTCAGTTGGGTATTTTGGCAAAACTATTTGCAAGCGACGAAATACAGGCGAAATATCCTGCTTTTATTTTAGCACCACAGTTCCCTTCACGTTCGTCGAATTATGTTTTAGATCGAAGCAGAAATGTATTGACTTCGGTACCACAACCCTGTTTAACAACTGCCTTACAGCTGATCGACAGCTTAAAAAACACTTTAAATATTGACGAAAAAAGAATTTACCTGATCGGTTTTTCGATGGGTGCATCTTCGGTGATTAATGCTTTAGCATTAAAACCAGATGTATTTGCCGCAGGGATCAGTATTTCTGGCATACCTCAATTTAACCAGGTAAATGTACTTGCAAACATTCCAATCTGGCTGATCCATGGCAATATAGACACCGAAAACCCTTTCAATAGCGACAAGCAATTCTTTAAAGAGGTAAGCTATAAAAACAAAACCAGGTTTTGGGAATTCGACAGTCTGGCCCATAACGATATTTTTGCTCCAGCAATTTTAACGGACGAGCTACCCAATTGGCTATTTAAAAATAAACGTAAATAG
- a CDS encoding DEAD/DEAH box helicase produces the protein MTNPFQLLGISDDVVNAVKDLGFETPTPIQEQSIPVLLEGTNDFVGLAQTGTGKTAAFGLPLLELIDFKVNKPQALILCPTRELCLQIANDLKNFSKNIANAHVVAVYGGANIMQQLREIRQGIQIVVATPGRMLDIIGRKAIDFSNVKYVVLDEADEMLNMGFQDDINDILSTTPDDKKTWLFSATMPAEVRRIAKNYMDNPVELTMGTKNTGNVNIEHEYYIVRARDKYAALKRIVDFNPEIFAVVFCKTKLDTQDVAEHLIKDGYNADALHGDLSQQQRDKVMQRFRERNMQLLIATDVAARGIDVNNVTHVINYSLPDEIESYTHRSGRTGRAGKTGISICIINSKEVGKIRQLERIIGKQFTKAELPTGFDVCEKQLFSLVHKVHNVEVNVEQIDQYIPRIMDEFKDLSKEDVIKRFASLEFNRFLDYYSKAPDLNAAVGDDRGERGERGERRGRGSEGYTRLFINLGSVDEFTRGDMLSFICNNGKIGGKSVGKIDLKGVFSFFEVEDAVADTVFEGFKSVEFNGRQVRIEKSGDGGRGEGAGERRGGGERRSGGGGFGGERRSGGGGGYRGGGDRKSGGSGRREGGNSGGGFRDFSGRSRDEKGGNTGGSGRREGGSREGGSGERRKKW, from the coding sequence ATGACAAACCCATTTCAATTATTGGGGATAAGTGATGACGTCGTTAATGCCGTAAAGGATCTTGGATTTGAAACTCCAACACCTATTCAGGAGCAAAGTATTCCTGTACTGTTAGAAGGCACTAATGATTTTGTTGGTTTGGCCCAAACAGGAACAGGAAAAACAGCCGCATTTGGTTTGCCGCTGTTAGAACTAATCGATTTTAAAGTTAACAAACCACAGGCATTGATTTTATGCCCTACCCGTGAGTTATGCTTGCAAATCGCTAACGACCTTAAAAACTTTTCTAAAAACATTGCTAATGCCCACGTTGTTGCCGTTTACGGTGGCGCGAACATTATGCAACAACTACGCGAAATCCGTCAGGGAATTCAGATCGTAGTGGCCACGCCCGGCCGTATGTTGGATATCATTGGCCGTAAGGCGATTGATTTTTCAAACGTTAAATATGTTGTGCTTGATGAAGCTGACGAGATGTTGAACATGGGTTTCCAGGACGACATTAACGACATCTTATCAACTACTCCTGATGACAAAAAAACCTGGTTATTCTCGGCTACCATGCCTGCAGAAGTTCGCCGTATAGCTAAAAACTATATGGATAATCCTGTTGAATTAACCATGGGCACAAAAAATACAGGTAACGTAAACATCGAACACGAATATTACATTGTTCGTGCACGCGATAAATATGCTGCCTTAAAACGTATTGTAGATTTCAACCCTGAAATTTTTGCCGTAGTATTTTGTAAAACCAAATTGGATACGCAAGATGTTGCAGAGCACTTAATCAAAGATGGCTACAATGCTGATGCTTTACACGGCGATTTATCGCAACAACAACGTGATAAGGTAATGCAACGTTTCCGCGAACGTAACATGCAGTTGTTAATTGCTACTGATGTTGCAGCACGTGGTATCGACGTTAACAACGTAACACACGTAATTAACTATTCTTTACCTGATGAAATTGAAAGTTATACCCACCGTTCTGGCCGTACTGGCCGTGCTGGTAAAACAGGTATTTCAATCTGTATCATCAACTCTAAAGAAGTTGGAAAAATCCGTCAGCTGGAACGCATCATTGGTAAACAATTTACCAAAGCTGAGTTACCTACAGGATTTGACGTTTGTGAAAAACAATTATTCTCTTTGGTACATAAAGTACACAATGTAGAGGTTAATGTAGAGCAAATTGATCAATACATTCCTCGCATAATGGATGAATTTAAAGATTTATCTAAAGAGGATGTAATCAAACGTTTTGCTTCATTAGAATTTAACCGTTTCTTAGATTACTATTCTAAAGCACCTGATTTAAATGCTGCGGTTGGTGACGATCGTGGCGAAAGAGGTGAACGTGGCGAAAGACGCGGACGTGGTAGCGAAGGTTACACCCGTTTGTTCATCAACTTAGGTTCAGTAGATGAATTTACCCGCGGCGATATGTTATCATTTATCTGTAATAATGGTAAAATTGGTGGCAAAAGCGTTGGTAAAATTGATTTAAAAGGTGTTTTCTCTTTCTTTGAAGTGGAAGATGCTGTTGCTGATACCGTATTTGAAGGTTTTAAATCTGTTGAGTTTAACGGTCGTCAGGTACGTATCGAAAAAAGCGGAGATGGTGGTCGCGGTGAAGGCGCAGGTGAAAGACGCGGTGGCGGTGAAAGACGTAGCGGCGGCGGTGGTTTCGGAGGAGAACGCAGAAGCGGCGGTGGCGGTGGTTACCGTGGCGGAGGCGATAGAAAATCTGGCGGTAGCGGAAGACGTGAAGGCGGAAACAGCGGTGGCGGTTTCAGAGATTTCTCTGGTCGTAGTCGTGACGAAAAAGGTGGTAACACTGGTGGTAGCGGACGTAGAGAAGGTGGAAGTCGTGAAGGCGGAAGCGGCGAACGCAGAAAAAAATGGTAA
- the bshC gene encoding bacillithiol biosynthesis cysteine-adding enzyme BshC yields MQAKYISYQETGSFSKLVLDYINDEEQLKAFYSYRPDMAGLASAIEHRNFPGDRTILVQVLQNQYRHLQPNKSVTKNIELLGLDNTFTVTTGHQLNLFTGPLYFIYKIVTTINLAIELKMAHPDKNFVPVYWMATEDHDFDEINHVSVDEKNISWIQQTNGATGRLSTKTVAAAVTAYKGYLGISKNGKRIAKLVEQAYLQHDNLADATRFLVNNLFEKYGLVIVNADDARLKKQFANIITEDIIQHNSAKNIDESSKSLEEFGYKTQVNGRDINFFYLVDNLRERLIFEKGKYIVNHTDISFTEETLKAEIESHPERFSPNVVMRPMYQEVILPNIAYIGGGAEVAYWMQLKANFDFYKVDFPVLLLRNSALLIDKRSAQNLYHLGFSLEDIFLPAEELKNIWVKRNTTAQLSLADETRAINSIFDQIKLNAYKIDKTLSVSTDTAKQRANHLLANLEKKLFRAEKRKHEMALLQIDNVKKRLFPNGSLQERTLNIAPMYVNYGEDFLSSCIENFEPLGGDFTVLLP; encoded by the coding sequence ATGCAGGCAAAATACATTTCCTATCAGGAAACCGGTTCATTTTCAAAACTGGTTCTAGATTATATTAACGACGAAGAGCAACTTAAAGCTTTTTACAGTTACCGCCCTGATATGGCCGGTTTAGCCAGCGCAATTGAGCATAGAAATTTCCCTGGAGACCGGACTATCTTAGTGCAGGTTTTGCAAAACCAATACCGGCATTTACAGCCCAATAAATCGGTTACGAAAAATATCGAACTTTTGGGTCTAGATAATACTTTTACTGTAACTACTGGTCACCAGTTAAACTTATTTACTGGTCCGCTTTATTTTATTTATAAAATTGTAACGACCATAAATTTAGCTATTGAGTTAAAAATGGCCCATCCGGATAAAAACTTTGTTCCGGTTTATTGGATGGCTACAGAAGATCACGACTTTGATGAAATTAACCATGTAAGTGTTGATGAAAAGAACATCAGTTGGATACAACAGACCAACGGTGCCACCGGAAGATTAAGCACCAAAACCGTTGCCGCAGCAGTAACGGCATACAAAGGTTACCTAGGCATTTCTAAAAATGGAAAACGGATTGCCAAATTGGTAGAACAGGCTTATTTGCAACACGACAATTTAGCCGATGCCACCAGATTTTTGGTCAACAATTTATTCGAAAAATATGGCCTGGTGATCGTGAATGCAGATGATGCGCGATTAAAAAAACAATTTGCCAATATCATAACCGAAGATATTATTCAACACAATAGCGCTAAAAACATTGACGAAAGTTCGAAAAGCCTGGAAGAATTTGGCTATAAAACCCAGGTTAACGGTCGCGACATTAATTTCTTTTACCTTGTAGATAATTTACGCGAGCGTTTAATCTTTGAAAAAGGAAAATATATCGTAAACCATACCGATATCAGTTTTACAGAAGAAACACTAAAAGCTGAAATCGAATCGCATCCTGAACGTTTTAGTCCGAATGTAGTGATGCGGCCAATGTACCAGGAGGTTATTTTACCTAATATCGCTTATATAGGTGGTGGTGCAGAGGTAGCTTACTGGATGCAATTAAAAGCAAATTTCGATTTCTACAAGGTCGATTTCCCGGTTTTACTATTGCGTAATTCGGCTTTACTGATAGATAAACGCAGTGCCCAGAATTTATACCATCTAGGTTTTTCTTTGGAAGACATTTTCCTGCCGGCTGAAGAACTAAAAAACATTTGGGTAAAACGGAATACGACCGCTCAATTGAGTTTAGCTGACGAAACAAGAGCCATTAACAGCATTTTCGATCAGATTAAGCTCAATGCCTATAAAATAGACAAAACGCTTTCTGTATCAACTGATACGGCAAAACAGCGGGCCAATCACTTATTGGCCAACCTTGAAAAAAAACTTTTCAGGGCAGAAAAACGTAAACATGAGATGGCGTTATTACAAATTGATAATGTCAAAAAAAGGCTTTTCCCTAATGGAAGTTTACAGGAGCGTACTTTGAATATAGCGCCCATGTATGTTAATTACGGAGAAGATTTTCTTTCATCCTGCATAGAAAACTTTGAACCATTGGGTGGCGATTTCACTGTTTTAT